In the Campylobacter sputorum subsp. sputorum genome, CGTTAAAATCAAGTGAAATTCTACCAAATGGCAGAGTAAAACCATAATAAATACTATCATTGCCACCATTTTCACTCTCGTTATTTACTCTTTGATGTTCGCCTCTAAATATATTTTTAGTGTATGATAGATATAAAATTTCATTAAGTCCTAATAAATTTAAGCCTTGTACACTCGCATCACCCTTATACTTGCCAGTAGCGTCTGAGCCTGAGTTATCGAAGCTAAGTTGAGCTATTATAGGGAAAGATTTTTGTTTAGTGATATTAATATTTGTAAAATTTGGTTTTAAAGAAGGGATGAGTTCTACGCCAACTTGTGCATTTGATGAGTTTTGAAAAACTTCAAGAGCCTGCTCAATATCTCGTAAATTTAAATCATCACTACTAACATTACCGCCAAATGCCATAAATGCGGAAATTTTATCAGTTGTGTTATTGCTTTCATTTATAAGTATTTGATCTATTTTTCCTTCAAGCACTTCAAATGTTAATGTTTTTTCTGTTTTTATGTTTTGATTAGGGATTATCACGCTTGTAGTTATAAGTCCGCTAGATATTATCTCATTACTAAAAGCAGAGTGTAAAATGGCTATACTCTTCTTACCAAGACACTGCCCTTTTTGAAATTTTACCTTTTTAAGTACTTTTTTTAGGCGGTCTGAAAAATTATCTTTGTTTTTGCCGGTTAAATTGATATCATTTATTACAAAACAAGGTTTTTCGTTTAAAATAAGTGAAAATTTCTCATGCTTGCTTTTTGGTTGTAAATTTATGTTTGAGTTTGGCATATTTTCTTGAAGTTGCTTTAAATGTTGCTGTTCATTTACAAATTCTCTTTGTTGGATTTGCCTTTCGTTAGAATAAAGCAACGACAAAGCAAAAATAAAACAAAAAATAATTTTTAACATTCAAAACCCAAAAATAGTTAATATCTAGTAAATATTTTATCTTTTATGTTATTAAAAATATCTTAATATGTATAATAATAATCATTTTATTTTTTATTTAAATTTAATTATGGACTCACTAATAAAATTTAGTCCAAAGATGTTTGAAATTTATTGCTTTATAAATTTACTAATAAATCAAAGCGAAATTCATAACTATGCCAAATAGCAAAAAGTATGAAATATACAATACAAAACCTCATAAATATTTTTTTAAATTGGCTTTGCAATGGATTTCAAATCAAATATTAAATTTGAGTAGTTTTATCAAATTTATCATTAAAAAATGCTACTATAAAATAATTATTTTATATTTTTAATTTAATATAAATTTACTTTTATAATTTTAATGAATTAAATTTATAAAAATAAATTTTATAATAATGCCAAATTTACTTGTTTAAAAACTTGGCATTATTTAGAGTTATAATTATTTTAATTAATCTTAGTTTTAAAAATCACAAAAAAACATTAAAGCACATCAAATTTATAAGATACTCTTAACCAAATTTCATCTTGCTCTGTAGTTTTTTCATCGCTTTTGTTTGGATCTTTTTCCAATTCAGAATAAAATACAGCAGCACTTAATCCCTTAACTTGTTTTACAGCGTAATTTACAACAGTAGCCCAACCTTTTATATCAACATCTTTGTTTGTTCTATTGTTTTTACTATCTTGCTCACCATTTACATAGTGAAATGCGGCTTTAAGACCATCTACGCCAACTTGAGCAAAATTATACTCAAGTAAAATTTTATGAGTATCCATACCTGCTTGATTAGAATAAACAAAAGGTCCTCTTATAGGAAGAAATGTATATGTATTTCCACCATTTCCAACGCTTATGATAGTAGAATCTTTATCGCTAACAGTTGTGTATGCATAATACAAGCTAAAGCCGTAAAAATCCTTAAATCCAGCTCTAAGTCCTAACATATCGCCATCAAAATTCTCTTTATCAAACTCACCATCTACTCTTGAGCCGTTATACCTAGCGTCAAAAACTAACTTAAGCATATCCAAAGGAACTATGTAATTAACTTCTCCAAAAAATAAATTTACATCCCCATTACCATTACCAGAAGCAAAATTTGTTACACGAGCATATGATCCTGTAAATGTTGTATCTTGTATAGATTTATTTATGGCAGCTATAGTAAAAATATTATCAAATTCTCTTGCATATGGACTAACGCCTCCAAGAACTACCCTATCTTTAAACACAGGTGCTCTACCATCTTTATCACTATCTGCTGACATAACGGCATTTGTTCTACCTTGAAATTTATAAAACCAACCAGCTTGAATCTCAGTATCTGGTAAATTGTTATTATATACACTAACACCTTCAAATGCTTCTTTAAAAGCACGAGTATAGTTTCCACTAACAAGTGGCATATTTACATACTGACGACCTGCTTTAATATCAGTTTTATCAAAAGTATATCCCAAATACGCCTCAGATAGAACAAATCCAGTAGCCCACCACTCTGCTCTATTCATTTGTTTTGAATTTTGATCATCATTAAGAGGCGATGCATTGCCCTGTCCTGTCAAACCAATCCTAAAACCATAAAGAGGGTCTGTTACATATGACATTTCTATGCCAGTTGTAAGCATATTTTCATTATTATAAGGACTTCCATCGTTTGTCTGATCTACATACGCAGCCTTTAACTCTGTTTTTAACTTTCCATTTACAAGAGCTTCTTCAAGATTCTCAGCAGCATTTAGAGTACCAAATGAGCATAATGCCAAACAAACGCCCAAACTTTTGTGTTTTATTATACAAAAATTAAACTTAAAAATATTTTTCTAAAATACATTATTAAGATTAAATACAAATTTTTACACAAAAATGTATTTTTTATGCTATAAAATAGAGCTTTTAGCGGGTTTAAGTTTAAAACTTAATAATTACATTTTAATATATAGCTATTTAAAATTTAAAATAAACGCTATTTGTATAAAAACTCGCTTAATGCGGTTGATATATTAAATCATACTAAATTTTGTGGTTTTATGCCTAAAACAAGCACTTTTAACATATTTTCAAAATTATGTGTAAAGCTTTATTTATCATTTAAATTTATTTTTAAGCAAATTTTAAATAACTAATATTAAAATTTACACCAAAAGGATAAAGTGTGGTAAAGAAATTTTTTAATTATTCTGTATTAGTAGTGTTTTTTATGCTAATTTTTAATAATAAAAATTTCCTTACCATCTGCTTTGGAATATGTCTATTTTTATACTCTCTTGAAGTTTTATCAAACAGCTTTAAGATGATGACTGGTAGTTGGCTTGAAATTTTTCTTAAAAAAGCTACAAAAAACAATACCACAAGCTTTCTTTTTGGACTTATTAGCACGGCAATAATGCAATCAAGCGGTCTTGTTACTGTTCTTTGTATTTCATTTTTAAGTGCAGAACTCATAACGCTTCTTTCTGGACTTTTTGTGATATTTGGGACAAACATTGGCACAACTACTGGTGCTTGGCTAATTGCCGGGGTAGGACTTAAAATAGATATCGCAAACTATGCAATGCCAATTGTTATATTTGGTGTCATTTTTACCATAATGCGTGAAAATGCTATAAAAGGTATCGGTTGTTTCTTAATTAGCATTGGTCTTATCTTAATAGCCATTATGTATATGAAAAGCGGATTTGAAAACACAAAAGAGAATATAGACTTGGCAAAATATTCAATTGCTGGTCTTAAAGGCGTAGTTATTTATGTCATAGTTGGCACACTTATAACAGCCCTTATGCAAAGCTCACACGCAACACTTATGCTAACACTTGCCGCACTTGCAAATAACCAAATAGTCTATGAAAATGCATTAGCTATAGCAATCGGCTCAAATGTTGGTAGCACCATAATGGCGATAATTGGCTCACTAAACGCAAATACAAATGGCAAGCGTCTTATGCTGGGTCATGTCATTGTAAATATTGTTGTAGCAATTATAGCAATAATACTTTT is a window encoding:
- a CDS encoding ShlB/FhaC/HecB family hemolysin secretion/activation protein, translating into MLKIIFCFIFALSLLYSNERQIQQREFVNEQQHLKQLQENMPNSNINLQPKSKHEKFSLILNEKPCFVINDINLTGKNKDNFSDRLKKVLKKVKFQKGQCLGKKSIAILHSAFSNEIISSGLITTSVIIPNQNIKTEKTLTFEVLEGKIDQILINESNNTTDKISAFMAFGGNVSSDDLNLRDIEQALEVFQNSSNAQVGVELIPSLKPNFTNINITKQKSFPIIAQLSFDNSGSDATGKYKGDASVQGLNLLGLNEILYLSYTKNIFRGEHQRVNNESENGGNDSIYYGFTLPFGRISLDFNEYKYNYDQAIAGAYGVYKYSGESKNRNLTLNYLYHRNQISKNSIYLRLWERENKNFIQDYELDNQRRKTAGYEIGLNSQFYIGNGSIVLGASYKKGTGARGSLRALEEDYNGGTSRFEKYILNFGFRKSSSNIPLTYDLKFQAMYNGTPLTMQERISLGGYYTIRGFDGEMSLVGDRGFLIRNTLEYDYINNHKTYFAFDIGNVTPQAGLHDSKNALAGVGIGLKGNFKPSGSLGYDIFVGKALSKPEYFETDKVALNFGLTYTF
- a CDS encoding OprD family outer membrane porin; its protein translation is MALCSFGTLNAAENLEEALVNGKLKTELKAAYVDQTNDGSPYNNENMLTTGIEMSYVTDPLYGFRIGLTGQGNASPLNDDQNSKQMNRAEWWATGFVLSEAYLGYTFDKTDIKAGRQYVNMPLVSGNYTRAFKEAFEGVSVYNNNLPDTEIQAGWFYKFQGRTNAVMSADSDKDGRAPVFKDRVVLGGVSPYAREFDNIFTIAAINKSIQDTTFTGSYARVTNFASGNGNGDVNLFFGEVNYIVPLDMLKLVFDARYNGSRVDGEFDKENFDGDMLGLRAGFKDFYGFSLYYAYTTVSDKDSTIISVGNGGNTYTFLPIRGPFVYSNQAGMDTHKILLEYNFAQVGVDGLKAAFHYVNGEQDSKNNRTNKDVDIKGWATVVNYAVKQVKGLSAAVFYSELEKDPNKSDEKTTEQDEIWLRVSYKFDVL